The DNA region AGATCTTCAAGGTGTGAACGGCCGTCTACGCAGCCGCTCAAAATACGGTACTAAGAGACCTAAGAAATAAGGATTAAGAGATGTCACGTCGTAAAAAGACCTTTAAAAGAGAAATCATTCCTGATCCGGTTTTCAAGGATCTAACAATTGCTAAGTTCATCAATAAAATGATGTACCAAGGTAAAAAAGCTACTGCACAGAAGCTTTTCTACGGAGCATTGAAAGAGCTTGAAGGAAAAGTTGCTGGCGAAGAACCAGTTGCAGTTTTCAAAAAAGCTCTAGAGAACGTAAAACCTTCTATCGAAGTTCGTTCTCGCCGTGTTGGTGGTGCTACATACCAAGTTCCTATCGATGTTCGTCCAACTCGTCGTCTAGCTCTAGCTATGCGTTGGTTGGTAGAATACTCTCGTGAACGTGGCGAAAAAGACCATGCTAAGCGTTTGGCTGGCGAATTCATCGATGCTTACAACAATAGAGGTAACTCTATTAAGAAGAAAGATGAAGTTCACCGTATGGCTGAAGCTAATAAGGCTTTCTCTCACTACAATTGGTAATCTGTCTACATGTCAGCTAAAGATCCAAAAGTTGTAGCTGATCTCAAGTATACTCGTAATATCGGCATCATGGCTCACATTGATGCCGGTAAAACGACGACCACCGAGCGCATTCTTTACTACACTGGAAAAAGTCATAAAATTGGTGAAGTTCACGACGGCCAGGCCACTATGGACTGGATGGTTCAGGAACAAGAGCGTGGTATTACCATTACCTCCGCTGCCACTATGGCGTTCTGGAAAGACTACCGCATTAACATTATCGATACTCCGGGACACGTTGACTTCACAATTGAAGTTGAGCGTTCTTTGCGCGTTCTTGATGGTGCAGTTGCGGTTTTTGACGGCGTAAACGGTGTTGAGCCTCAGTCTGAAACTGTTTGGAAACAAGCTGACAAGTACAAGGTACCAAGAATCTGTTTCATCAATAAAATGGATCGCGTGGGTGCTGATTTTGTGATGTCTTACGGGACTATCAAAGAGCGCCTTCAAGCGAACCCAATTCCTGTTCAAGTACCTATCGGTGTTGAAGACACGTTCCGTGGGGTTGTCGATTTGTTGGAAAATCGAGCTTACATTTGGACGACATCCGGTATGGGTGACAATTTCGAAGTTACCGATGTTCCTAACGACATGAAGGAAGAAGTTAATCGCTTCCGTACAGAGGTCGTTGAAAAGATCGTTGAGTTCGACGATGTTCTTCTTGAGAAATATCTCAACGGAGAAGAAGTGACTGTAGCAGAGCTAAAAACAGCTCTTCGCAAAGGCACTCTTGAACTAAAAGCATTCCCGGTATTCTGCGGAGCTGCTTTCAAAAACAAAGGCATTCAACCTTTGCTTGATGGTGTGATTGATTATCTTCCATCTCCTATTGAAGTTCCGGATATCGTGGGTCATGACCCTGAAAAACCGGAAAAAGAAATCATCTGTAAAACTGACTTTGATGCCCATGTGGCGGCTTTGGCTTTCAAAATTGCCAATGACCCGTTCGCAGGGACTTTGACTTATATCCGTGTTTATTCCGGTGAAGTGAAAGTGGGCGATCAGCTGTTGAATCCTCGTACTCAAAAGAAAGAGCGTATTCAAAAGCTGGTAAAAATGCATGCGAACTCCCGTGAGGAAGTGGGCAGTCTGAAAGCAGGGGATATCGGAGCCGTTATTGGTCTGAAATTCACTGGTACGGGCGACACTCTATGCGAAACCTCTCATGCTGTTGTTCTTGAATCTATTACTTTCCCAGAGCCGGTAATCGCAGTGGCGATTGAAGCTAAATCTTCTGCTGATCAGGAGAAGATGTTGGCGGGCCTGGAGAAGCTTCAAAAAGAAGACCCTTCCTGTAAGCTAAGAAATGACCCTGAAACAGGGCAGATTTTGCTATCCGGTATGGGGGAGCTTCATTTGGATATCCTGGTGGATCGTCTTCTTCGTGAGCACAAGGTGCAAGCGAATGTCGGTAAGCCACAGGTTTCCTATCGCGAAACAATCACTTCAGCGGCGTCTGCGTCTCATGTTTATGAGCGCGAAATTGCCGGTGACATGAATTTCGCATCCGTTACCTTGACGATTGAGCCGATCTCTCAAGCAGATCACATCCAATTCGTTAGCAAGGTATCAACGTCTAAAGAGTTTACACCAACGATGCTGAAAGCAGTAGAAATGGGCTTCCGTGAAGCTGCTGAAGTGGGTCCGTTGGCAAGCTATTCTATGCTCGGTATTAAGGGGACTTTAACAGCTGTTGAGGCTCGCCCGGTAATGTCTACGGAAATGGCCTTTAAGGCGGCCACTTCCCTGGCGTTCAGAGATGCCGTAAAAAATGCCCAGGTTGAGCTTATGGAGCCGATCTTTAAGCTTGAGGTGACTTGCCCTGATGATTTCGTGGGCAATATCGTGGGCGACTTGAACTCTCGTCGTGGTAAAATTCTCACGATGAACGTTAAGCCAGGGGGCGGGCAGGTTATCTTTGCCGAGGCTCCATTGGCCACTCTATTTGGTTATGCGACGGATGTGCGCAGTTTGAGCCAAGGTAGAGCAAGTTTCAGTATGGAATTCCTAGAATACGCCGTTGTCCCTCCTAAGGTGAAAACGGAAATTCTACATAAAATGGGAAGATATTAATTATTTAATTTTTTCCCTTTGACAAAGATTTTTTAAATGCGCATACTCGCGCACTCGTGACATCTAAATTTACAAAAAACCCCCCGCGTTTGGTGGACTTTCTAGGCCGCAAGGGCTAATTCGGGGCAAGTTTTCGATGGGATTGGATGTTCAGTTATTAACAAGTTTGCTAGTAATTACGCTACCTTACAAAAGAAGAGAAGTGTCCTTATGCAAAGTCAGAAGATTAGAATCAGATTGAAGGCATTCGATCATAAATTGCTTGATCAGTCGACGAAAGAAATCGTTGAGACTGCTCGTCGCACAGGCGCAAAAGTTGCGGGTCCAATTCCCTTGCCTACTCGCATCAACCGCTACACAGTGCTTCGTTCTCCACACGTAGATAAAAAATCTCGTGAGCAATTCGAAGTTAGAACTCACAAGCGCATGCTTGATATCCTTGAACCTACTCAACAAACAGTAGACCAATTGATGAAATTGGATCTTTCAGCTGGTGTTGACGTCGAAATCAAACTTTCAGCGGTTTAGGAGTAAGACGTGAGCGAAACTACAGAAAACACACAAACGTCTACAGGCCTAAAACTTGATGGCTTGTTCGCATTCAAAGAAGGTATGGCTACCATCTATAATGAGCAAGGTGAAGCTATCCCTGTTACGGTTCTTCGTTATGAGCCTTGGTTTGTTTCTCAAATCAAAACTAACGAAGCAGATGGTTACGAAGCTATTCAAGTAGCTTGCGAACCTAAAAAAGCAAAAAATTCAAACAAAGCTGAACAAGGCCACCTTAAAGGTGCTGGCTTCGAAAATGGCGCGCGTTTCGTAAAAGAAATTCGTCAAGCTATTCCAGAAGGTCTTACAGTAGGCGCCCAAGTATCTATCGACTCTTTGGCTAAAGGTGACACTGTTAAAATGACAGCGAAATCTAAAGGTAAAGGTTTTGCGGGCGTTATGAAGCGTTGGAACTTCGCCGGTGGACCTGGTTCACACGGTTCTAAATTCCACCGTCGTCCGGGTTCTTCTGGTAACAGAACATGGCCAGGTCGCGTAATGCCAGGTAAGAAATTCCCAGGTCATCTTGGTAACGAAACAGTAACTGTAAAGAACGTTGAAATCGTAGAGATCATCCACGCTGAAAACGTTGTTTTGGTTAAGGGCCCAGTTCCAGGTGCGAAAAACACTTTGGTGAAATTGGTGAGAGTGTAATATGGCAACAGTAAATGTACTTAACTGGAAAAAAGAAAAAGTAGGATCTATCGATCTTGCAGCTGATGTTTTCGAAACTCCTATTAAAAAAGAAGTTTTGCACACAGTAGTTCAATGGCAATTGGCTAGCCGTCGCCAAGGTACTCACATGACTAAAACAAAAGGTCTAGTGAGCGGTGGTGGTAAGAAGCCTTTCAAACAAAAAGGTACTGGTGGAGCTCGTCAAGGTTCTAGCCGTTCTATCTTGATGCCTGGTGGTGGTACTGCTTTCGGTCCTCAACCTCGCAGCTACGCGTTCGTACTTCCTAAAAAAGTTCGTCGCTTAGGTTTGAGCATGGCACTTTCTCACCTTCAAAAAGAAGGCAAGTTGTTCGTAGTAGACAGCATGCAATCTGAAGGTAAAACAGCTGAATTGAGCAAACGTCTTAAAGCGTTCGGCTTGAAAAAAGCAGTTTTGATCGATGCAAATGTTAACGACAAGTTCAATCAAGCTTCAAAAAATCTTCCAACATTCAAATACTTCCCAGTTGAAGGTTTGAACGTGTTTGATCTTTTGAAATACGATGCTGCAGTTATCACTAAAGAATCTGTAGCTAAAATCGTAGATCGCTGCTCAATGGAGAAAGCGTAAGATGAAACAAGTAATTAAAACTCCACTAATCACGGAGAAAAACACATACCACAACGCAGCTGGCGTTTACGTGTTCGAAGTAGATATGAAATCTACAAAAACAGAAGTAAAAGCAGCAGTAGAGAAGAACTTCAAAGTTAAAGTAGACAGCGTAAGAACTAGCGTTTGCCGCGGTCACTCTAAAAACACGAAGTTTGGTGCAACTAAGGTCCCTTACTGGAAAAAAGCTTACGTTAAGCTTGTTGAAGGTGAGAAGATCGCTCTTTTTGAGGGAGTATAGAGATGGGTATCAAGACGTTCGCCCCGCGCTCTCATGGTCGTAGAGGAATGACTGGTTTCGATTTCAAAGAAATCACAAAGACAACTCCAGAGAAGTCTTTGCTTGCTCCTCTAAAGAAACAAGCAGCTCGTAACAATCACGGTCAAATTACTATTCGTCACCAAGGTGGCGGTCATAAACGTAAATACCGTTTGGTTGATTTCAAACGTATGAAACTAGAAGTGCCAGCGAAAGTTGCTGCGATCGAGTACGATCCAAACAGAACTTGCCGTATCGCTCTTCTTAACTATGTAGACGGTCAGAAAGCATACATCATCGCGCCAGTTGGCTTGAATGTAGGCGACACTGTACTTTCTTCAGACAAAGCCGATATCAAACCAGGCAACTCTTTGTCTTTGGCAGCTATCCCTGTTGGTACAGTAATTCACAATATCGAATTGCGCCCAGGTAAAGGTGGTCAAATTTGCAGAGGTGCAGGTGCAAGCGCGACTTTGGCTGGTAAAGGTGATATGTACTGCCAAGTACGTATGCCATCTGGTGAGTTGAAGCAGGTTCTTTCAGTATGCCGCGCTTCAATCGGTCAAGTTGGTAACACTGACAACGAAAATATTAATCTTGGTAAAGCTGGTCGCTCTCGTTGGAGAGGTATCCGTCCTTCAGTTCGTGGTATGCACATGAATCCAGTAGACCATCCATTGGGTGGTGGTGAAGGTGTGGGTAAAGGTCATCATCCTGTAACTCCATGGGGTCAACCATGTAAAGGTTACAAGACAAGACATAATAAGAGAACTGACTCTTCAATCATTAAGAGACGTAAGTAGGAGTAGACTGTGGCACGCTCGATTAAAAAAGGTCCATTTGTTGATCTTCACGTACAAAAGAAGATCGACCACGCGATTGCAAAAAACGACAAGAAAGTTATCAAAACTTGGTCTCGTCGTTCAACAATTCTTCCAGAAACTATCGGACTTACGTTCGCGGTTCACAATGGTAGAAAGTTCGTTCCAGTTTACATCACTGAGAACATGATCGGTCACAAACTCGGTGAGTTTGCTCCGACAAGAACTTTCCAAGGCCACGCTGAGAAGAAAGCGGCAGCTCCGGCTGGCGCTAAGAAGTAGGTAGAGGTTTATAATGGAAGTTAAAGCTAGTCTAAAATACGCAAGAGTAGGTGCTCAAAAGGCAAGACTTGTTGCAGACCTTGTTCGCGGTAAAGACGTGAATGAAGCTGTTAAAACTCTTACTTTCTTGAACAAAAAAACTGCAGGTATGGTAAAAAAACTTATCGAATCTGCTGTTGCTAACGCTGAATACAAAAAAGTTATGGACATTGATAACTTGGTTGTTAAAGCCATCTGGGTTGATCAAGGTCCGGTTCTTAAGAGATTCCGTCCACGCGCTCAAGGCCGTGCATTCGGTGTTCGTAAGAAAACAAGCCACATCAACGTAGTACTTGAGGAGAAATAATCGTGGGACAAAAGGTTAATCCAATTGGTTTACGCGTTGGTGTTATTAGAACTTGGGACTCTCGCTGGTATGCGAAGGGTAACCAATATTTCGAAAATCTACATGAAGACATCCGCTTGAGAAAATACCTAAAAGGTAAA from Bdellovibrio sp. GT3 includes:
- the rpsS gene encoding 30S ribosomal protein S19 — protein: MARSIKKGPFVDLHVQKKIDHAIAKNDKKVIKTWSRRSTILPETIGLTFAVHNGRKFVPVYITENMIGHKLGEFAPTRTFQGHAEKKAAAPAGAKK
- the rpsJ gene encoding 30S ribosomal protein S10, translating into MQSQKIRIRLKAFDHKLLDQSTKEIVETARRTGAKVAGPIPLPTRINRYTVLRSPHVDKKSREQFEVRTHKRMLDILEPTQQTVDQLMKLDLSAGVDVEIKLSAV
- the rpsG gene encoding 30S ribosomal protein S7 encodes the protein MSRRKKTFKREIIPDPVFKDLTIAKFINKMMYQGKKATAQKLFYGALKELEGKVAGEEPVAVFKKALENVKPSIEVRSRRVGGATYQVPIDVRPTRRLALAMRWLVEYSRERGEKDHAKRLAGEFIDAYNNRGNSIKKKDEVHRMAEANKAFSHYNW
- the fusA gene encoding elongation factor G, whose translation is MSAKDPKVVADLKYTRNIGIMAHIDAGKTTTTERILYYTGKSHKIGEVHDGQATMDWMVQEQERGITITSAATMAFWKDYRINIIDTPGHVDFTIEVERSLRVLDGAVAVFDGVNGVEPQSETVWKQADKYKVPRICFINKMDRVGADFVMSYGTIKERLQANPIPVQVPIGVEDTFRGVVDLLENRAYIWTTSGMGDNFEVTDVPNDMKEEVNRFRTEVVEKIVEFDDVLLEKYLNGEEVTVAELKTALRKGTLELKAFPVFCGAAFKNKGIQPLLDGVIDYLPSPIEVPDIVGHDPEKPEKEIICKTDFDAHVAALAFKIANDPFAGTLTYIRVYSGEVKVGDQLLNPRTQKKERIQKLVKMHANSREEVGSLKAGDIGAVIGLKFTGTGDTLCETSHAVVLESITFPEPVIAVAIEAKSSADQEKMLAGLEKLQKEDPSCKLRNDPETGQILLSGMGELHLDILVDRLLREHKVQANVGKPQVSYRETITSAASASHVYEREIAGDMNFASVTLTIEPISQADHIQFVSKVSTSKEFTPTMLKAVEMGFREAAEVGPLASYSMLGIKGTLTAVEARPVMSTEMAFKAATSLAFRDAVKNAQVELMEPIFKLEVTCPDDFVGNIVGDLNSRRGKILTMNVKPGGGQVIFAEAPLATLFGYATDVRSLSQGRASFSMEFLEYAVVPPKVKTEILHKMGRY
- the rplD gene encoding 50S ribosomal protein L4 yields the protein MATVNVLNWKKEKVGSIDLAADVFETPIKKEVLHTVVQWQLASRRQGTHMTKTKGLVSGGGKKPFKQKGTGGARQGSSRSILMPGGGTAFGPQPRSYAFVLPKKVRRLGLSMALSHLQKEGKLFVVDSMQSEGKTAELSKRLKAFGLKKAVLIDANVNDKFNQASKNLPTFKYFPVEGLNVFDLLKYDAAVITKESVAKIVDRCSMEKA
- the rplC gene encoding 50S ribosomal protein L3; its protein translation is MSETTENTQTSTGLKLDGLFAFKEGMATIYNEQGEAIPVTVLRYEPWFVSQIKTNEADGYEAIQVACEPKKAKNSNKAEQGHLKGAGFENGARFVKEIRQAIPEGLTVGAQVSIDSLAKGDTVKMTAKSKGKGFAGVMKRWNFAGGPGSHGSKFHRRPGSSGNRTWPGRVMPGKKFPGHLGNETVTVKNVEIVEIIHAENVVLVKGPVPGAKNTLVKLVRV
- the rplB gene encoding 50S ribosomal protein L2, whose protein sequence is MGIKTFAPRSHGRRGMTGFDFKEITKTTPEKSLLAPLKKQAARNNHGQITIRHQGGGHKRKYRLVDFKRMKLEVPAKVAAIEYDPNRTCRIALLNYVDGQKAYIIAPVGLNVGDTVLSSDKADIKPGNSLSLAAIPVGTVIHNIELRPGKGGQICRGAGASATLAGKGDMYCQVRMPSGELKQVLSVCRASIGQVGNTDNENINLGKAGRSRWRGIRPSVRGMHMNPVDHPLGGGEGVGKGHHPVTPWGQPCKGYKTRHNKRTDSSIIKRRK
- the rplV gene encoding 50S ribosomal protein L22 produces the protein MEVKASLKYARVGAQKARLVADLVRGKDVNEAVKTLTFLNKKTAGMVKKLIESAVANAEYKKVMDIDNLVVKAIWVDQGPVLKRFRPRAQGRAFGVRKKTSHINVVLEEK
- the rplW gene encoding 50S ribosomal protein L23 codes for the protein MKQVIKTPLITEKNTYHNAAGVYVFEVDMKSTKTEVKAAVEKNFKVKVDSVRTSVCRGHSKNTKFGATKVPYWKKAYVKLVEGEKIALFEGV